The Achromobacter pestifer genome includes a region encoding these proteins:
- the fdhF gene encoding formate dehydrogenase subunit alpha, which translates to MLETVIKRDRDLGTPARESTVTVTLTMDGQEITVPEGTSLMRAAAEAGINIPKLCATDSLEPFGSCRLCLVQIEGRRGYPASCTTPAENGMVVHTETPKLHDLRRGVMELYISDHPLDCLTCPANGDCELQDMAGVVGLRNVRYGYDGANHLKSEKDESNPYFTYDASKCIVCNRCVRACEETQGTFALTISGKGFESRVSPGQDQPFLDSECVSCGACVQACPTSTLQEKTVIMMGQAEHSVVTTCAYCGVGCGFKAEMKGQEVVRMVPWKDGQANRGHSCVKGRFAWGYATHKERVLKPMIRKHITDSWKEVSWDEAINYAASEFRRIQDQYGRDAVGGITSSRCTNEETWLVQKLVRAAFGTNNVDTCARVCHSPTGYGLKQTLGESAGTQTFDSVMHTDVVVVMGANPSSGHPVFASRLKRRLRQGARLIVIDPRRIELVSSPHIKADFHLQVRPGTNTALLSSLAHVIATENLIAEDFVAERCEAKAFNEWRDFVSLPENSPEAMEEITGVPAQAVRGAARLFATGGNGSIYYGLGVTEHSQGSTTVMAIANLAMATGNIGREGVGVNPLRGQNNVQGSCDMGSFPHELPGYRHISDNTVRAQFEQDWGVTLQPEPGLRIPNMFEAALGGTFKGLYCQGEDIVQSDPNTQHVAASLAAMECIVVQDLFLNETAKYAHVFLPGSSFLEKDGTFTNAERRISRVRKVMEPKNGKSDWEVTVALSNALGYPMDYKHPREIMAEIARLTPTFAGVSYEKLDKLGSLQWPCNDEAPDGTPIMHIDEFVRGKGKFMITKYVPTDERSTRRFPLLLTTGRILSQYNVGAQTRRTPNVMWHGEDVLELHPQDAEDRGVKDGDWVGIQSRAGETVLRATLTDRVQPGVVYTTFHFPESGANVVTTDSSDWATNCPEYKVTAVQVTRVSQPSEWQRQWSRFADIQHKLLRERSRENEAALTGK; encoded by the coding sequence ATGCTAGAAACCGTCATCAAGCGCGATCGCGACCTGGGCACGCCGGCCCGCGAGTCCACCGTAACCGTCACCCTGACCATGGACGGCCAGGAAATCACGGTGCCCGAAGGCACCTCCCTGATGCGCGCGGCCGCCGAGGCCGGCATCAACATTCCCAAGCTGTGCGCGACCGACAGCCTGGAGCCCTTCGGTTCGTGCCGGCTGTGCCTGGTGCAGATCGAAGGCCGCCGCGGCTATCCCGCGTCGTGCACCACGCCGGCCGAGAACGGCATGGTGGTCCACACCGAAACCCCCAAGCTGCATGACCTGCGGCGCGGCGTGATGGAGCTGTACATCTCCGACCACCCGCTGGACTGCCTGACCTGCCCGGCCAATGGCGACTGCGAGCTGCAGGACATGGCCGGCGTGGTGGGCCTGCGCAACGTGCGCTACGGCTACGACGGCGCCAACCATCTGAAGAGCGAAAAGGACGAGTCCAATCCGTACTTCACCTATGACGCCTCCAAGTGCATCGTCTGCAACCGCTGCGTGCGCGCCTGCGAGGAGACCCAGGGCACCTTTGCCTTGACGATCTCCGGCAAGGGCTTCGAGTCGCGCGTGTCGCCGGGACAGGATCAGCCCTTCCTGGACAGCGAATGCGTGTCCTGCGGCGCCTGTGTGCAGGCCTGCCCAACTTCCACCCTGCAGGAAAAGACCGTCATCATGATGGGCCAGGCCGAGCACTCGGTCGTGACCACCTGCGCCTACTGCGGCGTGGGCTGCGGCTTCAAGGCCGAAATGAAGGGCCAGGAAGTGGTGCGCATGGTGCCCTGGAAGGATGGCCAGGCCAACCGTGGCCATTCCTGCGTCAAGGGCCGCTTCGCCTGGGGCTACGCCACGCACAAGGAACGCGTGCTCAAGCCCATGATCCGCAAGCACATCACCGATTCTTGGAAGGAAGTGTCCTGGGACGAGGCGATCAACTACGCGGCCTCCGAATTCCGCCGCATCCAGGACCAGTACGGCCGCGACGCGGTCGGCGGCATCACCTCGTCGCGTTGCACCAACGAAGAAACCTGGCTGGTGCAGAAGCTGGTGCGCGCCGCCTTCGGCACCAACAACGTCGATACCTGCGCGCGGGTCTGCCATTCGCCCACCGGCTACGGCCTGAAGCAGACGCTGGGCGAGTCCGCCGGCACGCAGACCTTCGATTCCGTCATGCACACCGACGTGGTGGTCGTGATGGGCGCCAACCCCAGCAGCGGCCATCCGGTGTTCGCCTCACGCCTGAAGCGCCGCCTGCGCCAAGGCGCGCGCCTGATCGTGATCGATCCGCGTCGCATCGAACTGGTCAGTTCACCCCACATCAAGGCCGACTTCCACTTGCAGGTGCGCCCCGGCACCAACACCGCGCTGCTGTCCTCGCTGGCGCACGTGATCGCCACCGAAAACCTGATCGCCGAGGACTTCGTGGCCGAACGCTGCGAGGCCAAGGCCTTCAACGAGTGGCGCGACTTCGTCTCGCTGCCAGAGAACTCGCCGGAGGCCATGGAAGAAATCACCGGCGTGCCGGCGCAGGCCGTGCGCGGCGCGGCGCGCCTGTTCGCCACGGGCGGCAACGGCTCCATCTACTACGGCCTGGGCGTGACCGAGCACAGCCAGGGCTCCACCACCGTCATGGCGATCGCCAACCTGGCCATGGCCACCGGCAACATCGGCCGCGAGGGCGTGGGCGTGAACCCGCTGCGCGGGCAGAACAACGTGCAGGGCTCCTGCGACATGGGCTCGTTCCCGCATGAGCTGCCAGGCTACCGCCACATCTCCGACAACACGGTGCGCGCGCAGTTCGAGCAGGACTGGGGCGTGACCCTGCAGCCCGAACCGGGCCTGCGCATCCCCAACATGTTCGAAGCCGCGTTGGGCGGGACGTTCAAGGGCCTGTACTGCCAGGGCGAGGACATCGTGCAGTCGGATCCCAACACCCAGCACGTGGCGGCGTCGCTCGCGGCCATGGAGTGCATCGTGGTGCAGGACCTGTTCCTGAACGAAACGGCCAAGTACGCCCACGTGTTCCTGCCCGGCTCCTCGTTCCTGGAAAAGGACGGCACCTTCACCAACGCCGAACGCCGCATCTCGCGAGTGCGCAAGGTGATGGAACCCAAGAACGGCAAGTCCGACTGGGAAGTGACGGTGGCGCTGTCCAATGCGCTGGGCTACCCCATGGACTACAAGCACCCGCGCGAGATCATGGCCGAGATCGCGCGCCTGACGCCCACCTTCGCCGGCGTCAGCTACGAAAAGCTGGACAAGCTGGGCAGCCTGCAATGGCCTTGCAACGACGAAGCGCCGGATGGCACGCCCATCATGCACATCGACGAATTCGTGCGCGGCAAGGGCAAGTTCATGATCACCAAGTACGTGCCCACGGACGAGCGCAGCACGCGCCGCTTCCCGCTGCTGCTGACCACCGGCCGCATCCTGTCGCAGTACAACGTGGGCGCGCAGACCCGGCGCACCCCCAACGTCATGTGGCATGGCGAGGACGTGCTGGAACTGCATCCGCAGGACGCCGAGGACCGCGGCGTGAAGGACGGCGACTGGGTCGGCATCCAGAGCCGCGCGGGCGAGACCGTGCTGCGGGCCACGCTGACCGACAGGGTGCAGCCGGGCGTGGTATACACCACCTTCCATTTTCCCGAGTCCGGCGCCAACGTCGTCACCACCGACAGCTCCGATTGGGCCACCAACTGCCCTGAATACAAGGTGACGGCCGTGCAGGTCACGCGCGTGTCGCAGCCTTCGGAGTGGCAACGCCAGTGGTCGCGCTTTGCGGACATCCAGCACAAGCTGCTGCGCGAGCGTTCGCGCGAAAACGAGGCGGCGCTGACCGGGAAATAA
- a CDS encoding chromate transporter gives MIHTLIALALIFSELSVLAFGGGNTILPEMQRQVVDVHGWMTAADFSALFALGQAAPGPNLMVVTLVGWHVAGGLGMLVTTIAKFGPSSIITVIALGLWERFKDRPWRGVIQAGIFPMTVGLVAASAALITEASVHTWLLGVITAVVALLGSFTRIHPLWLLFGGALVGLLGIG, from the coding sequence ATGATCCACACGCTGATCGCCCTGGCCCTGATCTTTTCCGAACTGTCCGTGCTGGCATTCGGCGGCGGCAACACCATCCTGCCCGAGATGCAGCGACAAGTGGTGGACGTGCATGGCTGGATGACGGCGGCCGACTTTTCCGCGCTGTTCGCCCTGGGGCAGGCGGCCCCGGGGCCCAACCTGATGGTGGTCACGCTGGTCGGCTGGCACGTGGCCGGCGGGCTGGGCATGCTGGTCACCACCATCGCCAAGTTCGGCCCTTCTTCCATCATCACCGTGATCGCCCTGGGGCTGTGGGAACGGTTCAAGGACCGCCCCTGGCGCGGGGTGATTCAGGCGGGCATCTTCCCCATGACGGTGGGGCTGGTGGCGGCCAGCGCGGCGCTCATCACCGAGGCCTCCGTGCATACCTGGCTGCTGGGTGTCATCACCGCCGTGGTGGCGCTGTTGGGCAGCTTTACCCGCATCCATCCGCTATGGCTGCTGTTCGGCGGCGCACTGGTCGGTTTGCTCGGCATCGGTTAG
- a CDS encoding chromate transporter: MMNAAPSLSEADLRPPPTCGQLFYGFLMLGLTAFGGALPLARRMVVEKHRWLSGAEFTDLLGLCQFLPGGNIINLSVALGMKFRGPRGAFAALMGLILAPSAIVVLLGMVYDRFQNDPHIQHLFAGLAAAAAGLLISMAVKIGLPVLKRRDWLAGVVATACFIAIAVLRIPLLPTMAVLTPLSILMVWRQRR; this comes from the coding sequence ATGATGAACGCAGCACCTTCCCTCTCAGAGGCCGATCTGCGGCCTCCGCCCACTTGCGGGCAATTGTTCTACGGCTTCCTGATGCTCGGCCTGACGGCCTTCGGCGGCGCCTTGCCGCTGGCGCGCCGCATGGTCGTCGAAAAGCACCGCTGGCTCAGCGGCGCCGAGTTCACCGACCTGCTGGGCCTATGCCAGTTCCTGCCCGGCGGCAACATCATCAACCTGTCGGTGGCGCTGGGCATGAAATTCCGCGGCCCGCGCGGCGCCTTCGCGGCGCTGATGGGCCTGATCCTGGCGCCGTCCGCAATCGTGGTGCTGCTGGGCATGGTGTACGACCGTTTCCAGAACGATCCGCATATCCAGCATCTGTTCGCCGGGCTGGCCGCGGCCGCCGCGGGCCTGCTGATCTCGATGGCGGTGAAGATCGGGCTGCCGGTGCTCAAGCGCCGCGACTGGCTGGCCGGCGTGGTGGCCACGGCTTGCTTCATCGCCATCGCCGTGCTGCGCATTCCGCTTCTGCCCACCATGGCGGTGTTGACGCCGCTGAGCATCCTGATGGTCTGGAGGCAACGTCGATGA
- a CDS encoding methyltransferase produces the protein MTTPEIHWEENQTPHAARWRSESGAAPPKRVVVADDTMTADMAYRQACEGVGLLWRGDFQNARQLLQAITRRVDKRPRKPVDSLLDAFNQHRQIQSQRARILGMLLIPFDAGHDIPLRRAPDARQACEEAHGPAAEPYVASLRELLGLIGAFEWRKKGVEIPALNARIHPHYGVFSPLRGEYVDLVARTPMPRGSVAFDIGTGTGVLAAVIARRGGKRVIATDMDPRALACARENLERLGLSKQVDVEETDLFPEGRVSLIVCNPPWLPARPSSPVENAVYDPDSRMLRGFLNGLTAHLTPNGEGWLILSDLAEHLGLRSRETLLEMISQAGLHVIERIDTRPTHGRAQDASDPLHAARSKEVTSLWRLGAA, from the coding sequence TTGACCACCCCTGAAATCCACTGGGAAGAAAACCAGACCCCGCACGCCGCCCGCTGGCGCTCCGAATCCGGCGCCGCGCCGCCCAAGCGCGTGGTGGTCGCGGACGACACCATGACCGCCGACATGGCCTACCGCCAGGCCTGCGAAGGCGTCGGCCTGCTGTGGCGCGGCGACTTCCAGAACGCGCGGCAACTGCTGCAGGCCATCACGCGGCGAGTCGACAAGCGGCCCCGCAAACCCGTGGACAGCCTGCTGGACGCCTTCAACCAGCATCGCCAGATCCAGTCCCAGCGCGCCCGCATCCTGGGCATGCTGCTGATTCCTTTCGACGCCGGCCACGACATTCCGCTGCGCCGCGCGCCCGACGCCCGGCAGGCCTGCGAGGAGGCCCACGGCCCAGCCGCAGAGCCCTATGTCGCATCGCTGCGCGAGCTGCTGGGCCTGATCGGCGCCTTCGAATGGCGCAAGAAAGGCGTGGAAATTCCCGCCCTGAACGCCCGCATCCATCCGCACTACGGCGTGTTCTCGCCCCTGCGCGGCGAGTACGTCGACCTGGTGGCGCGCACCCCGATGCCGCGCGGCAGCGTGGCCTTCGACATCGGCACCGGCACCGGCGTGCTGGCCGCCGTGATTGCGCGCCGCGGCGGCAAGCGTGTCATCGCCACCGACATGGATCCCCGCGCGCTGGCCTGCGCCCGCGAGAATCTGGAGCGGCTGGGCCTGTCCAAGCAGGTCGACGTCGAAGAAACGGACCTGTTCCCCGAAGGCCGGGTGTCTCTGATCGTCTGCAACCCGCCGTGGCTGCCCGCCCGCCCCAGCTCGCCCGTCGAGAATGCGGTCTACGATCCCGACAGCCGCATGCTGCGCGGTTTCCTGAATGGCCTGACGGCGCATCTGACGCCCAACGGCGAAGGTTGGCTGATCCTGTCGGACCTGGCCGAGCACCTGGGCCTTCGCAGCCGCGAAACGCTGCTGGAAATGATCAGCCAGGCTGGCTTGCACGTGATCGAGCGCATCGACACGCGCCCCACGCACGGCCGCGCGCAGGACGCGAGCGATCCGCTGCATGCCGCCCGCTCTAAGGAAGTGACGTCCTTGTGGCGCCTGGGCGCAGCCTGA
- the fdhD gene encoding formate dehydrogenase accessory sulfurtransferase FdhD has translation MPTPPPSRPDFAQVQVTRVRGGALVPEVETDSVAEETPVALEFNGISHATMLATPADLEDFAVGFALSEGIIDGVSDVRGIDLLPQCDGIVVQLEISTACEVRLKSRRRAMAGRTGCGLCGVETLPEVLRPVAPVTNGAPVRIQAVLAAMRDMRARQALHDITGATHAAGWAGADGAVALVREDVGRHNALDKLIGALARQAVHAGDGIVVVSSRASFEMVQKTAAAGVAVLASVSAPTALAIRLARDANVSLLGFLRGDDATLYSHPQRIIS, from the coding sequence ATGCCCACGCCCCCCCCCTCCCGCCCCGATTTCGCGCAGGTGCAGGTCACCCGCGTGCGGGGCGGCGCCCTGGTCCCCGAGGTCGAAACCGACTCCGTGGCCGAGGAAACGCCGGTGGCGTTGGAGTTCAACGGCATCAGCCACGCCACCATGCTGGCCACGCCGGCCGACCTGGAGGACTTCGCGGTGGGCTTCGCGCTGTCCGAAGGCATCATCGACGGCGTCAGCGACGTGCGCGGCATCGATCTGCTGCCGCAATGCGACGGCATCGTGGTCCAGCTGGAAATCTCCACTGCCTGCGAGGTGCGGCTGAAATCCCGCCGGCGAGCGATGGCCGGGCGCACGGGCTGCGGCCTTTGCGGCGTGGAAACGCTGCCCGAAGTGCTGCGGCCGGTGGCGCCGGTCACGAATGGAGCGCCCGTGCGCATCCAGGCGGTGCTGGCCGCCATGCGCGACATGCGGGCGCGCCAGGCACTGCACGACATCACCGGCGCCACCCACGCCGCGGGCTGGGCCGGCGCCGACGGCGCCGTGGCGCTGGTGCGCGAGGACGTGGGCCGCCACAACGCGCTGGACAAATTGATAGGCGCGCTGGCGCGCCAAGCCGTGCATGCTGGCGACGGCATCGTGGTGGTGTCCAGCCGCGCCAGCTTCGAAATGGTGCAGAAGACCGCCGCCGCCGGCGTCGCGGTGCTAGCATCCGTCTCCGCGCCCACGGCGCTGGCCATCCGCCTGGCCCGTGACGCCAACGTCAGCCTGCTGGGTTTTCTGCGCGGCGACGACGCCACGCTGTACTCACACCCCCAACGCATCATCTCCTGA
- a CDS encoding DUF1345 domain-containing protein has product MPPLKDFEPEDDASSSAALPFFHAHRRLVGCAALLLVMAGGLYALGVPWVLALLLGFDAGALVFLLMTARVFGRTSAAAMRQHAQQQDVGRTGVLWSSVALSCMVMMALWVELRGESGVGSVLAMLAAAATIILSWLYMNMIFALHYAHGYYGHRNAMHKGLDFPGTEDPDYWDFAYFALVLGMTFQVSDVQIVNRRLRRTALTHSVIAFFFNVFIIAISVNVAAGRA; this is encoded by the coding sequence ATGCCGCCGCTCAAGGATTTCGAGCCCGAGGACGATGCCTCGTCCAGCGCAGCCTTGCCGTTCTTCCATGCGCATCGCCGCCTGGTCGGCTGCGCCGCGCTGCTGCTGGTCATGGCGGGCGGGCTGTACGCCCTGGGCGTGCCGTGGGTGCTGGCGCTGTTGCTGGGATTCGATGCGGGGGCGCTGGTATTCCTGCTGATGACGGCGCGGGTGTTTGGCCGCACCAGCGCGGCGGCCATGCGCCAGCATGCGCAGCAACAGGACGTGGGGCGCACCGGCGTGCTGTGGAGCAGCGTGGCGCTGTCCTGCATGGTGATGATGGCCTTGTGGGTGGAGCTGCGGGGCGAGAGCGGCGTGGGCAGCGTGCTGGCCATGCTGGCCGCCGCCGCGACCATCATCCTGTCGTGGCTCTACATGAACATGATCTTCGCGCTGCACTACGCGCATGGCTATTACGGCCATCGCAACGCCATGCACAAGGGGCTGGACTTTCCGGGCACGGAAGACCCGGATTACTGGGACTTCGCCTATTTCGCGCTGGTGCTGGGCATGACGTTCCAGGTGTCGGACGTGCAGATCGTCAACCGGCGCCTGCGCCGCACCGCGCTGACGCACAGCGTCATCGCCTTTTTTTTCAACGTCTTCATCATCGCCATCAGCGTGAATGTGGCGGCGGGGCGGGCTTAG
- a CDS encoding OFA family MFS transporter, with amino-acid sequence MQSTATLDLPGSKPGFFDKERTIAGPGFSRWLVPPAALAIHLCIGMAYGFSVFWLPLSKVVGGAKPLACPADMSLVAELFATNCDWKISTMGWMYTLFFVLLGCSAALWGGWLERAGPRKAGVVSALCWCGGLVISAMGVYLHQMWMLWLGSGVIGGIGLGLGYISPVSTLIKWFPDRRGMATGMAIMGFGGGAMIGAPLADLLMRHFATPDSPGVWQTFLTMAAVYFVFMMSGALGYRVPPTGWKPEGWTAPAKHAANAMITKGHVHVQRVWGVPQFWLVWWALCLNVTAGIGILGMASPLLQEVFGGGLINQPELGYAQLDKSQLAAIAAIAAGFTGLLSLFNIGGRFFWASLSDKLGRKTTYFIFFVLGFALYSAIPWTAHIGALALFVAAFCIILSMYGGGFSTVPAYLADLFGTQMVGAIHGRLLTAWSAAGIFGPVLVNYIREYQLSIGVPRAQVYDITMYILAGMLVLGFLCNLAIRPVNPKYFMNDEELAREKALAHERAVATETHGVGTSAFRTPAALVVFAWACVGIPMAWGIWITLQKAVVLFH; translated from the coding sequence ATGCAAAGCACTGCCACGCTGGACCTGCCCGGTTCAAAGCCGGGATTTTTCGATAAGGAACGCACCATCGCCGGCCCTGGCTTCTCGCGCTGGCTGGTTCCGCCGGCCGCCCTGGCGATCCACCTGTGCATCGGCATGGCCTACGGCTTCTCGGTGTTCTGGTTGCCGCTGTCCAAGGTGGTGGGCGGCGCCAAGCCGCTGGCCTGCCCCGCGGACATGAGCCTCGTCGCCGAACTGTTCGCCACCAACTGCGACTGGAAAATTTCGACCATGGGGTGGATGTACACCCTGTTCTTCGTGCTGCTGGGCTGCTCGGCCGCGCTGTGGGGCGGCTGGCTGGAACGCGCGGGCCCGCGCAAGGCAGGCGTGGTGTCGGCCCTGTGCTGGTGCGGCGGCCTGGTCATCTCCGCCATGGGCGTGTACCTGCACCAGATGTGGATGCTGTGGCTGGGCTCGGGCGTCATCGGCGGCATCGGCCTGGGGCTGGGCTACATCTCGCCCGTGAGCACGCTGATCAAGTGGTTCCCCGACCGCCGCGGCATGGCCACGGGCATGGCCATCATGGGTTTTGGCGGCGGCGCCATGATAGGCGCGCCGCTGGCCGACCTGCTGATGCGCCACTTCGCCACCCCCGATTCGCCGGGCGTATGGCAAACCTTCCTGACCATGGCGGCGGTGTACTTCGTCTTCATGATGTCGGGCGCGCTGGGCTACCGCGTGCCGCCCACCGGCTGGAAGCCCGAAGGCTGGACCGCCCCGGCCAAGCATGCCGCCAACGCCATGATCACCAAGGGCCACGTCCATGTTCAGCGCGTCTGGGGCGTGCCGCAGTTCTGGCTGGTGTGGTGGGCGCTGTGCCTGAACGTCACGGCCGGCATTGGCATCCTGGGCATGGCTTCGCCGCTGTTGCAGGAAGTGTTCGGCGGCGGCCTGATCAACCAGCCTGAACTGGGCTACGCGCAGCTGGACAAGAGCCAGTTGGCGGCCATCGCCGCCATCGCCGCCGGCTTCACCGGCCTGCTCAGCCTGTTCAACATCGGCGGCCGCTTCTTCTGGGCCAGTCTGTCCGACAAGCTGGGCCGCAAGACCACCTACTTCATCTTCTTCGTGCTGGGCTTCGCGCTGTATTCGGCCATCCCCTGGACCGCGCATATCGGCGCGCTGGCCCTGTTCGTGGCCGCTTTCTGCATCATCCTGTCCATGTACGGCGGCGGCTTCTCCACCGTGCCGGCCTATCTGGCCGACCTGTTCGGCACGCAGATGGTCGGCGCCATCCATGGCCGGCTGCTGACGGCCTGGTCGGCGGCGGGCATCTTCGGACCGGTGCTGGTGAACTACATCCGCGAATACCAGCTGTCCATCGGCGTGCCGCGCGCGCAGGTGTACGACATCACCATGTACATCCTGGCGGGCATGCTGGTGCTGGGCTTCCTGTGCAACCTTGCAATCCGGCCCGTGAATCCCAAGTACTTCATGAACGACGAAGAACTGGCGCGTGAAAAGGCCCTGGCCCACGAACGCGCGGTCGCGACGGAAACGCACGGGGTCGGAACATCCGCGTTCCGCACGCCAGCGGCGCTGGTGGTATTTGCCTGGGCCTGCGTGGGTATCCCCATGGCCTGGGGCATCTGGATCACGCTGCAGAAGGCGGTGGTGTTGTTCCACTGA
- a CDS encoding formate dehydrogenase subunit delta, with amino-acid sequence MEIGNLIRMANRIGQFFEAMPDRPEALEGVANHIHKFWEPRMRNELLNFLEQSPDGDAGSERLHPLVLEAVTQNRQRLTPLARVA; translated from the coding sequence ATGGAAATCGGCAACCTGATCCGCATGGCCAACCGCATCGGCCAATTCTTCGAAGCCATGCCCGACCGGCCAGAGGCGCTGGAAGGCGTGGCCAACCATATCCACAAGTTCTGGGAGCCGCGCATGCGCAATGAGCTCCTGAACTTTCTCGAACAAAGCCCCGACGGCGACGCCGGCAGCGAACGCCTGCACCCGCTGGTGCTGGAAGCGGTCACGCAGAACCGCCAGCGCCTCACGCCGCTGGCCCGCGTGGCGTAA